The Polypterus senegalus isolate Bchr_013 chromosome 1, ASM1683550v1, whole genome shotgun sequence genome includes a window with the following:
- the LOC120532287 gene encoding extracellular calcium-sensing receptor-like: MFAKDGDIILGGIFLFHGLMAEKQSFKTMPNPAQCKGLNLKEFQYAQTMVFAIEEINNRTDILPNVALGYKLFDGCGSIHMVIKAAMALMNGQDEEVSLDTSCTKPSTVAIIGVSESPQSIGVATTIRSFNIPLVSHFATCACLSNKKEFPTFSRTIPSDYYQSRALAQLVKHFGWTWVGAIRSDNDYGNFGMATFVQAAQQQGICIEYSETIYRTNPRDNFLRVVDIIKASTSKVIVAFAYFMDMEMLMKELFIQRVTGLQWIGTEAWISASTLATGESYQILGGAVGFAISNAVIPGLREFLLNVRPSATSENNGLNELWENTFSCSLNSKDKPGGTNLCTGSEQLENVNNDYTDVSELRITNNVYKAVYSVAHSIQNIIKCQSALEHILNITCANQLRIDPFQVLQHLKTVNFTTKNGEKVYFDENGDPSARYELINWHHNEDGTIKFVTVGFYDASLPQEQQFIMNNNSIVWAGNKTKVPKSVCSESCPVGTRKAAQKGRPICCFDCIPCAEGEISNVTDSFDCIVCPLTYKTNELRDQCILKETEFLLFSELMGSLLVAFSLLGTCITVAIAITFFYFRDTPIVKANNSELSFLLLFSLTLCFLCSLTFIGQPSELSCMLRHTAFGIAFVLCISCVLGKTIVVLMAFKATFPGTNVMKWFGPSQQRLSVCSFTLIQVLICSLWLIISPPFPNKNMKSYKDKIILECHVGSALAFYSVLGYIGCLSFICFILAFLARKLPDKFNEAKYITFSMLIFCAVWITFIPAYISSPGKYTVAIEIFAILASSFSLLFCIFIPKCYILLLKPEKNTKRHLMGKVKTNQ; this comes from the exons ATGTTTGCAAAGGATGGAGATATAATACTGGGTGGCATATTTTTGTTTCATGGACTTATGGCTGAAaaacagtcttttaaaacaatGCCAAATCCAGCACAATGCAAAGG CTTAAATCTCAAAGAATTCCAATATGCTCAAACAATGGTTTTTGCcattgaagaaataaataacagaacagaTATACTTCCAAATGTTGCCCTGGGATATAAGTTATTTGACGGATGTGGATCAATACATATGGTTATAAAAGCGGCTATGGCATTAATGAATGGACAGGATGAAGAAGTTTCACTTGACACCTCTTGTACTAAACCATCCACTGTTGCAATCATAGGAGTATCTGAATCACCTCAGAGCATCGGTGTAGCCACAACAATTAGATCATTTAACATACCACTG gtAAGTCATTTTGCAACCTGTGCTTGCCTTAGCAACAAAAAGGAGTTTCCAACCTTTTCCAGGACAATACCAAGTGACTACTATCAGAGCAGAGCTCTAGCCCAGTTGGTCAAGCACTTTGGATGGACTTGGGTTGGTGCAATCCGAAGTGATAATGATTATGGGAACTTTGGTATGGCCACATTTGTGCAGGCTGCACAACAACAGGGAATTTGCATTGAATATTCAGAAACCATTTACCGAACAAACCCAAGAGACAACTTTCTCAGAGTTGTAGACATAATAAAAGCGTCCACATCAAAGGTCATTGTTGCATTTGCCTATTTTATGGACATGGAAATGCTAATGAAAGAGTTGTTTATTCAGAGGGTGACTGGTCTGCAGTGGATAGGCACTGAAGCCTGGATATCTGCTAGCACTCTTGCAACAGGTGAAAGCTACCAGATTCTGGGTGGTGCAGTTGGATTTGCTATTAGCAATGCGGTTATACCTGGCCTTAGGGAATTTTTACTTAATGTACGCCCATCTGCAACCTCTGAAAACAATGGTTTAAATGAGTTATGGGAAAACACATTTAGTTGCTCCTTAAATAGTAAAGACAAGCCTGGAGGAACTAATTTATGTACAGGATCTGAACaattagaaaatgtaaataatgacTACACAGATGTCTCGGAACTCAGAATCACCAACAATGTATATAAAGCTGTGTATTCTGTGGCTCACTCAATACAGAATATAATTAAGTGCCAAAGTGCACTGGAACATATTTTAAACATCACATGTGCAAACCAGCTAAGAATCGATCCCTTCCAG GTTTTGCAGCATCTGAAAACAGTTAACTTCACTACCAAAAATGGGGAAAAGGTGTATTTTGATGAAAACGGTGACCCTTCTGCAagatatgaattaattaattggCACCATAATGAAGATGGTACCATCAAATTTGTAACAGTTGGTTTCTATGATGCATCTTTGCCACAAGAACAGCAGTTCATAATGAACAATAACAGTATAGTATGGGCAGGTAATAAGACTAAG GTACCAAAATCAGTATGCAGTGAAAGTTGCCCAGTAGGCACTCGCAAGGCTGCACAGAAGGGAAGGCCTATTTGCTGTTTTGACTGCATACCCTGTGCTGAAGGAGAAATCAGTAATGTCACAG ATTCTTTTGACTGCATTGTTTGCCCTTTGACATATAAAACGAATGAGCTGCGAGACCAATGTATTTTGAAGGAGACTGAGTTTCTTTTGTTTAGTGAACTGATGGGTTCATTACTGGTAGCATTTTCACTGCTTGGCACTTGCATCACAGTTGCGAtagcaattacttttttttacttcagagACACACCTATCGTTAAAGCAAATAACTCAGAATTaagttttcttctacttttttcaCTTACGCTTTGTTTCCTgtgttctttgactttcattggtcAACCCTCTGAATTGTCCTGTATGTTACGCCACACAGCATTTGGGATTGCATTTGTCTTGTGCATTTCTTGTGTACTTGGAAAAACTATAGTGGTGCTAATGGCATTTAAGGCTACTTTTCCTGGCACTAATGTTATGAAATGGTTTGGGCCCAGTCAACAGAGGTTAAGTGTATGCAGTTTCACACTCATTCAAGTCCTGATATGTTCTCTGTGGTTAATAATTTCACCTCCTTTTCCcaacaaaaacatgaaatcatataaagacaaaataattttggaatgCCATGTAGGATCAGCCTTGGCATTTTATTCGGTACTCGGTTACATTGGATGTCTTTCATTCATCTGCTTTATTCTTGCATTTCTGGCTCGTAAACTCCCCGATAAATTCAATGAGGCTAAGTATATTACATTTAGCATGCTTATATTTTGTGCTGTCTGGATAACTTTTATTCCAGCCTATATTAGTTCCCCCGGAAAATATACAGTTGCCATTGAAATATTTGCTATCCTGGCTTCTAGTTTCagtttgcttttttgtatttttattccgaaatgttatatattattactAAAACCTGAGAAGAACACAAAAAGGCACTTAATGggtaaagtgaaaacaaatcagtaG